The following are encoded in a window of Mustela nigripes isolate SB6536 chromosome 1, MUSNIG.SB6536, whole genome shotgun sequence genomic DNA:
- the MTNR1B gene encoding LOW QUALITY PROTEIN: melatonin receptor type 1B (The sequence of the model RefSeq protein was modified relative to this genomic sequence to represent the inferred CDS: inserted 1 base in 1 codon), translating into MLENGSLSNCCEAGELARRPGWPGEGSARPSGTARPPWVAPTFSAVLIVTTAGDVVGNLLVILSVLRNRKLRNAGNLFLVSLASADLAAALYPHPLVLAAIFQDGWALGEVPCKASAFVMGLSAIGSVFNSTAIALNCYCXICHSVAYHQICWPWHMPLYVCLIWLLTVGTLVANFFAGSLAYDPGIYSCTFIQMARARYMMAVMIVHFLLPVVVMSFCYPRIWVLVLQARRRAKPDTKLRLQPGDVRGFLTMFVVFVVFTICWAPLNGIGLMVAIDPEAIAPWVPEGLFVASYFLAYFNSYLNAVVYGLLNQNFCREYRRIVSALWNPRRCVQDASKGSQTPPLGKAQHPVRLDTL; encoded by the exons ATGCTGGAGAACGGCTCTCTCTCCAACTGCTGCGAGGCGGGCGAGCTGGCCCGGCGCCCGGGCTGGCCGGGGGAGGGCAGCGCGCGGCCCTCCGGGACCGCCCGTCCTCCCTGGGTGGCACCCACTTTTTCTGCAGTGCTCATCGTCACCACCGCGGGGGACGTCGTGGGCAACCTCCTGGTCATCCTCTCCGTGCTCAGGAACCGCAAGCTGCGGAACGCGG gCAATTTGTTCTTGGTGAGTCTGGCATCGGCTGACCTGGCGGCGGCCTTGTACCCGCACCCGCTAGTCCTTGCGGCCATCTTCCAAGATggctgggccctgggggaggTGCCCTGCAAGGCCAGTGCCTTCGTGATGGGCCTGAGTGCCATTGGCTCCGTCTTCAACAGCACTGCCATTGCCCTTAACTGCTACT ACATCTGCCACAGCGTGGCCTACCACCAGATCTGCTGGCCCTGGCACATGCCCCTCTATGTCTGCCTCATCTGGCTCCTCACTGTGGGGACCTTGGTGGCCAACTTTTTCGCGGGGTCCCTGGCATACGACCCGGGCATCTACTCCTGCACCTTCATTCAGATGGCCAGAGCCCGGTACATGATGGCGGTGATGATCGTTCACTTCCTCCTCCCCGTCGTGGTCATGTCCTTCTGTTACCCGCGCATCTGGGTGCTGGTGCTCCAGGCCCGCAGGAGGGCCAAGCCGGACACCAAGCTGCGCCTGCAGCCCGGCGACGTCCGGGGCTTTCTGACCATGTTCGTGGTGTTTGTGGTCTTCACCATCTGCTGGGCCCCGCTGAACGGCATCGGCCTCATGGTGGCCATCGACCCGGAGGCAATAGCTCCCTGGGTCCCAGAGGGGCTCTTCGTGGCTAGCTACTTCCTGGCTTATTTCAACAGCTACCTTAATGCCGTCGTCTATGGGCTCCTGAACCAGAACTTCTGCAGGGAATACAGGAGGATTGTCTCGGCCCTCTGGAACCCCCGGCGCTGCGTTCAGGATGCTTCCAAGGGCAGCCAAACTCCCCCTTTGGGGAAAGCCCAGCACCCAGTCCGGTTAGACACTCTCTAG